From one Tsukamurella tyrosinosolvens genomic stretch:
- a CDS encoding MlaD family protein, with protein MKKSTFFSLLTFALVMVLGTAYIAFSVLHWRPLADYRSVTMKLDNANQLLPDSSVLLRGVKVGNVETIDRENGKVVVKFRYDGKYKIPSQTGLRIEQLSAVGEPYIEFRPDSLLGPYLADGSTIDTAKIKEPLSLPETFKLISGLTSNINSTDLGGITETLADATSNTQGSLPNISQAGDLLARTLTARMPNIRRMMENTQNYQADMDWLPGAIAEFGPSTRTFVVKDVEVLKALDSLMKGMNGPEMLTKSVNPFLLKIAPNTSKLLSNLGPMTEPLVPVVQALTDTLPQIDMAALLSQALNTVGSDGAANLTVVIPPKK; from the coding sequence GTGAAAAAGAGCACCTTCTTCAGCCTCCTGACCTTCGCGTTGGTCATGGTGTTGGGCACGGCCTACATCGCCTTCTCGGTGCTGCACTGGCGGCCGCTGGCCGACTACCGGTCCGTCACCATGAAGCTCGACAACGCGAACCAGCTGCTGCCCGACTCGTCGGTGCTGCTGCGCGGTGTCAAGGTCGGCAACGTCGAGACCATCGACCGCGAGAACGGCAAGGTCGTCGTGAAGTTCCGGTACGACGGGAAGTACAAGATCCCGTCGCAGACGGGCCTGCGCATCGAGCAGCTGTCGGCGGTCGGCGAGCCGTACATCGAGTTCCGCCCGGACTCCCTCCTGGGCCCCTACCTGGCGGACGGCTCGACGATCGACACCGCGAAGATCAAGGAGCCGCTGTCGCTGCCCGAGACCTTCAAGCTGATCTCCGGCCTCACCAGCAACATCAACTCGACGGACCTGGGCGGCATCACCGAGACCCTGGCGGACGCGACCAGCAACACGCAGGGCTCGCTGCCGAACATCTCGCAGGCCGGCGACCTGCTGGCCCGCACCCTCACCGCGCGGATGCCCAACATCCGCCGGATGATGGAGAACACGCAGAACTACCAGGCCGACATGGACTGGCTGCCGGGCGCGATCGCCGAGTTCGGCCCGTCCACCCGGACCTTCGTGGTCAAGGACGTCGAGGTGCTCAAGGCGCTCGACAGCCTCATGAAGGGCATGAACGGACCCGAGATGCTCACCAAGTCGGTCAACCCGTTCCTGCTCAAGATCGCCCCGAACACCAGCAAGCTGTTGTCGAACCTCGGTCCGATGACGGAGCCGCTGGTGCCCGTGGTGCAGGCCCTGACGGACACGCTGCCGCAGATCGACATGGCCGCGCTACTCTCGCAGGCGTTGAACACGGTCGGCTCCGACGGTGCCGCGAACCTCACGGTGGTCATCCCGCCGAAGAAGTAG
- a CDS encoding MlaD family protein: MRNPLNRRSLAVGVATVATGAVLAGCGSVPFNPSAIPAPGQAGGGDGYVVHLDFTNVLNLPDRARVVFDGVISGRLQKVTLEEGKAVVDVKINDGVKVPNTITATLQQDTILGDTYVALKSTPGKPGTPLKAGDTLPTTQTKPPTQIEDILADLANFLGSGSLMQLQDTFSRINSNLPADPQKLSGLVKTVSQTVVDLGKQNDNVSQAITSVGGLVTTINDNDAILVALLKPTDDWFGDTLDLTTGAIKVLSRLSDALAPLSFTAPLLDASTATVAGVIKPLMFPGWPNMNGRQANLANLEDLLKNKILPFLSSGAKVNVKELGTNGNVPTSDAARQAVNNLRMVGAVP; this comes from the coding sequence ATGCGTAATCCACTGAACAGGCGGTCCCTCGCGGTGGGCGTGGCGACCGTCGCCACCGGGGCGGTGCTGGCGGGCTGCGGCTCGGTGCCCTTCAACCCCTCGGCGATCCCGGCCCCCGGCCAGGCCGGCGGCGGCGACGGCTACGTCGTGCACCTCGACTTCACGAACGTCCTCAACCTGCCCGACCGCGCGCGCGTCGTGTTCGACGGCGTGATCTCCGGCCGCCTGCAGAAGGTCACCCTCGAGGAGGGCAAGGCCGTCGTCGACGTCAAGATCAACGACGGCGTCAAGGTGCCCAACACGATCACGGCGACGCTGCAGCAGGACACGATCCTCGGCGACACCTACGTGGCCCTCAAGTCCACGCCCGGTAAGCCCGGCACGCCGCTGAAGGCGGGCGACACGCTGCCCACCACCCAGACCAAGCCGCCGACCCAGATCGAGGACATCCTCGCCGACCTGGCGAACTTCCTCGGCAGCGGCAGCCTGATGCAGCTGCAGGACACGTTCAGCCGGATCAACAGCAACCTGCCCGCCGACCCGCAGAAGCTCTCCGGGCTGGTCAAGACCGTCTCGCAGACGGTGGTCGACCTCGGCAAGCAGAACGACAACGTGAGCCAGGCGATCACCTCGGTCGGCGGCCTCGTCACGACGATCAACGACAACGACGCGATCCTCGTCGCGCTGCTCAAGCCGACCGACGACTGGTTCGGGGACACGCTCGACCTGACCACCGGCGCGATCAAGGTGCTCAGCCGCCTCTCGGACGCGCTCGCGCCGCTGTCGTTCACGGCTCCCCTGCTCGACGCCTCGACGGCGACCGTGGCGGGCGTGATCAAGCCGCTCATGTTCCCCGGCTGGCCGAACATGAACGGCCGGCAGGCGAACCTGGCGAACCTCGAGGACCTGCTGAAGAACAAGATCCTGCCGTTCCTCTCCAGCGGGGCCAAGGTCAACGTCAAGGAGCTGGGCACCAACGGGAACGTGCCCACTTCCGATGCCGCCCGCCAGGCGGTCAACAACCTTCGGATGGTGGGAGCAGTTCCGTGA
- a CDS encoding MlaD family protein, whose amino-acid sequence MRKFLASRGAMSAFVVIVAAALVLGGVAFKGLTQKTTAYCAELDSSVGLFTGSKVAQFGYPIGEITKITPNGKTTRIDFDLPADRKLPTNVGVVAVADSLVAQRRLELLETYKGGPTWQPGNCITNTKTPLSITESLQAVSQVVDDLTVGGGDEEFRKAMASIPALNKATQGTGPEISALTNKLGELMRNPGPGMGDVAAILDAFAPASDGLVQNWDEMRAFLTKYAFRIKNVGEPLMDVGIGAFPQLATLVKTLATVFDKYGAFIAPLLEVTVPTTTLLAATTKQFGDMLNILPPLIRAFQVSVDQKTLATKITYRPPSALVPSKNPAQTCNNLNRFAPGQCKVVDAGHVNVELISTVLRATGAAY is encoded by the coding sequence ATGCGTAAGTTCCTCGCTTCCCGCGGCGCGATGTCCGCGTTCGTGGTCATCGTCGCCGCCGCGCTGGTGCTGGGCGGTGTGGCCTTCAAGGGCCTCACCCAGAAGACCACCGCGTACTGCGCCGAGCTCGACAGCTCGGTGGGCCTGTTCACCGGCAGCAAGGTGGCGCAGTTCGGCTACCCGATCGGCGAGATCACCAAGATCACGCCCAACGGCAAGACGACCCGCATCGACTTCGATCTGCCGGCCGACCGCAAGCTGCCGACCAACGTCGGCGTCGTGGCGGTCGCCGACTCGCTCGTCGCGCAGCGCCGCCTCGAGCTCCTCGAGACCTACAAGGGCGGGCCCACGTGGCAGCCCGGCAACTGCATCACCAACACCAAGACGCCGCTCTCGATCACCGAGTCGCTGCAGGCCGTGTCGCAGGTCGTCGACGACCTGACCGTCGGTGGCGGCGACGAGGAGTTCCGCAAGGCGATGGCCTCCATCCCCGCGCTGAACAAGGCCACGCAGGGCACGGGCCCGGAGATCTCGGCGCTCACCAACAAGCTCGGTGAGCTGATGCGCAACCCCGGCCCCGGCATGGGCGACGTGGCGGCGATCCTCGACGCCTTCGCGCCGGCCTCCGACGGCCTCGTCCAGAACTGGGACGAGATGCGCGCCTTCCTCACGAAGTACGCCTTCCGCATCAAGAACGTCGGCGAGCCGCTGATGGACGTCGGTATCGGCGCCTTCCCCCAGCTCGCCACGCTGGTGAAGACGCTGGCCACCGTCTTCGACAAGTACGGCGCCTTCATCGCTCCCCTGCTGGAGGTCACGGTCCCGACCACGACCCTCCTGGCGGCGACGACCAAGCAGTTCGGCGACATGCTCAACATCCTGCCGCCGCTGATCCGCGCCTTCCAGGTGAGCGTGGACCAGAAGACCCTGGCCACGAAGATCACGTACCGGCCGCCGTCAGCGCTGGTGCCGTCGAAGAACCCGGCCCAGACCTGCAACAACCTGAACCGGTTCGCGCCGGGCCAGTGCAAGGTCGTCGATGCGGGCCACGTCAACGTGGAGCTCATCTCCACGGTCCTGCGCGCGACGGGAGCGGCGTACTGA
- a CDS encoding MlaD family protein, whose protein sequence is MQSKVNLFNRPLPTAAQDRRHQLNWGIVGALIAVIILAICGYLFVFQPGTKEYSADFKEAQAVRSGVDVRVAGISVGSVSGVELLDDRVRVKFRVDKEIFLGDATTASMKMLTTVGGYYMALTPMGTTNLGDKPIPPERVSMPYSLLETFQQATPKVEKIKATPIRESMSQLNQALEDQPESIRNTVGTFNRMFENILRQQDQAGDFVKVMGEYSTTINQNGDLLLSLMRNMSTFFSAAEVNLAGFKSYLTNTTQLVQRLTPLLNVYLNNVDPLASRFDALVAKAREVVQQAEPAIANAKEMLAGLQKTIAPDGTIQLNESEKTFLATNVCIPSPGVTC, encoded by the coding sequence ATGCAATCCAAAGTGAACCTCTTCAACCGTCCGCTGCCGACCGCGGCGCAGGACCGCCGGCACCAGCTGAACTGGGGCATCGTCGGTGCGCTGATCGCGGTCATCATCCTCGCGATCTGCGGCTACCTCTTCGTCTTCCAGCCGGGCACCAAGGAGTACTCGGCGGACTTCAAGGAAGCGCAGGCCGTGCGCTCGGGCGTCGACGTCCGCGTCGCCGGCATCAGCGTCGGCTCGGTCTCCGGCGTCGAGTTGCTCGACGACCGGGTGCGCGTGAAGTTCCGCGTCGACAAGGAGATCTTCCTCGGTGACGCCACCACCGCCTCGATGAAGATGCTGACCACGGTCGGCGGCTACTACATGGCGCTCACCCCGATGGGCACCACGAACCTCGGCGACAAGCCGATCCCGCCGGAGCGCGTGTCGATGCCGTACAGCCTCCTGGAGACCTTCCAGCAGGCGACGCCGAAGGTCGAGAAGATCAAGGCGACGCCGATCCGCGAGTCCATGTCGCAGCTGAACCAGGCGCTCGAGGACCAGCCGGAGTCGATCCGCAACACGGTCGGCACGTTCAACCGGATGTTCGAGAACATCCTGCGCCAGCAGGACCAGGCCGGCGACTTCGTCAAGGTGATGGGCGAGTACTCGACGACCATCAACCAGAACGGCGACCTGCTGCTCTCGCTGATGCGGAACATGAGCACGTTCTTCTCGGCCGCCGAGGTGAACCTGGCCGGCTTCAAGAGCTACCTGACGAACACCACGCAGCTCGTGCAGCGCCTGACTCCCCTGCTCAACGTCTACCTCAACAACGTCGACCCGCTGGCCAGCCGCTTCGACGCGCTGGTGGCCAAGGCCCGCGAGGTCGTCCAGCAGGCCGAGCCGGCGATCGCCAACGCCAAGGAGATGCTGGCCGGACTCCAGAAGACGATCGCGCCCGACGGCACGATCCAGCTCAACGAGTCCGAGAAGACCTTCCTCGCGACCAACGTCTGCATTCCGAGCCCGGGGGTGACCTGCTGA
- a CDS encoding MCE family protein, with translation MKATSIKIAVFAAVMILLLVLVLQALTRPPQGDLDTFHAEFKDVSGLKVGDDVRMLGVQVGKVKDIAVKQSSDHRISNAAVSFTLQRDRKFRADDTLAIRYQNLTGSRFLEVRPTPKSTAAEVKPGSTIDEKFTQSSFDITTVFVGLKPVLSTLNADDINHLSQSVLAVIQGNGEGLGPLLSSLDKLMAVSNDRQRVLTQLITNLGSVSESIGGASPGLTKVLQQLDVFARTLASNVDSMREWSDKTSGVVSRTNALLAALGLTPNENPPLDAIVSNAMPMAEQLVNALATLPGIVQLLNEGTKPQAGPAVSTTCSKGQAKLPGMMNLFVAGQKVTVCNPK, from the coding sequence ATGAAGGCGACCTCGATCAAGATCGCGGTCTTCGCCGCGGTGATGATCCTGCTGCTCGTACTGGTGCTGCAGGCGCTGACCCGGCCGCCGCAGGGCGACCTGGACACCTTCCACGCGGAGTTCAAGGACGTCTCGGGACTCAAGGTCGGCGACGACGTGCGCATGCTCGGCGTCCAGGTCGGCAAGGTCAAGGACATCGCGGTCAAGCAGTCCTCGGACCACCGGATCTCCAACGCGGCCGTGAGCTTCACGCTGCAGCGGGACCGGAAGTTCCGCGCCGACGACACGCTGGCGATCCGCTACCAGAACCTCACCGGTTCGCGGTTCCTCGAGGTGCGCCCCACCCCGAAGAGCACGGCCGCCGAGGTCAAGCCCGGCAGCACGATCGACGAGAAGTTCACGCAGTCCTCGTTCGACATCACGACGGTCTTCGTGGGCCTCAAGCCGGTGCTGTCGACGCTGAACGCCGATGACATCAACCACCTGTCGCAGTCGGTCCTCGCGGTGATCCAGGGCAACGGCGAGGGTCTCGGCCCGCTGCTGAGCTCGCTCGACAAGCTGATGGCCGTGAGCAACGACCGCCAGCGCGTCCTCACCCAGCTCATCACCAACCTGGGCTCGGTGTCGGAGTCCATCGGCGGCGCCTCCCCCGGTCTGACCAAGGTGCTGCAGCAGCTCGACGTCTTCGCCCGCACCCTGGCGAGCAACGTCGACTCGATGCGCGAGTGGTCGGACAAGACCTCGGGCGTGGTCAGCCGCACCAACGCCCTGCTCGCCGCGCTGGGGCTCACCCCCAATGAGAACCCCCCGCTCGACGCGATCGTCAGCAACGCGATGCCCATGGCGGAGCAGCTGGTCAACGCCCTCGCGACCCTCCCCGGCATCGTCCAGCTCCTGAACGAGGGCACGAAGCCGCAGGCCGGTCCCGCGGTCTCGACGACCTGCAGCAAGGGCCAGGCCAAGCTCCCCGGCATGATGAATCTCTTCGTCGCAGGTCAGAAGGTGACGGTATGCAATCCAAAGTGA
- a CDS encoding MlaD family protein, which yields MSIERSVLRRRGLIAVAVILVIVLVGWLIKALWPKDEFSFTLRSPAVAAGIVDGAPVRIQGIKVGEVTGIAALGNGQQGVTVTMKSADGESLTNNLEAAYSAGNLFGVSEVILTPHDGGGTLQDGAQIAPTKPITDNTVSNMIATIGDVNSDALRPHMSQILLNFDASSKAMLPLFTALGGVAQAVQDTQRLSTAQTFPIITQAIENADATTTALIPAVKTLFEYQPVHDKAWVNRGKATLDALTNEKDSLTAALQKILDPKALAGLQTATPMLVALMQPLLNAFPNGSATGVGIQIGQLIDNVRKAMPNTPNGPVLNLRLSVDYPAIGAMLPPAPTFTYIPPKPGEKPAEAKPGETKPATPSQGAPSSAKPSTPTSTKPGS from the coding sequence ATGTCGATCGAGCGGTCGGTGCTGCGGCGCCGCGGGCTCATCGCGGTCGCCGTGATCCTCGTGATCGTTCTCGTCGGGTGGTTGATCAAGGCCCTGTGGCCGAAGGACGAGTTCTCGTTCACGCTCCGCTCCCCCGCGGTCGCGGCCGGCATCGTCGACGGTGCCCCGGTCCGCATCCAGGGCATCAAGGTCGGTGAGGTCACCGGCATCGCCGCCCTCGGCAACGGCCAGCAGGGCGTCACGGTGACGATGAAGTCCGCCGACGGCGAGTCCCTGACGAACAACCTCGAGGCCGCGTACTCCGCGGGCAACCTGTTCGGCGTCTCCGAGGTCATCCTGACCCCGCACGACGGTGGCGGCACGCTGCAGGACGGCGCCCAGATCGCGCCGACCAAGCCGATCACCGACAACACGGTCTCGAACATGATCGCCACCATCGGCGACGTGAACAGCGACGCCCTGCGCCCGCACATGAGCCAGATCCTGCTGAACTTCGACGCCTCGTCGAAGGCCATGCTCCCGCTCTTCACCGCACTCGGCGGGGTCGCGCAGGCCGTGCAGGACACCCAGCGGCTCTCGACGGCGCAGACCTTCCCGATCATCACGCAGGCCATCGAGAACGCCGACGCCACGACCACGGCCCTCATCCCGGCCGTGAAGACGCTGTTCGAGTACCAGCCGGTGCACGACAAGGCCTGGGTGAACCGCGGCAAGGCGACGCTGGACGCGCTCACCAACGAGAAGGACAGCCTCACCGCGGCGCTGCAGAAGATCCTCGACCCGAAGGCCCTGGCCGGGCTCCAGACGGCCACGCCCATGCTGGTGGCCCTCATGCAGCCGCTGCTCAACGCCTTCCCCAACGGGAGCGCGACGGGCGTCGGCATCCAGATCGGGCAGTTGATCGACAACGTCCGCAAGGCGATGCCGAACACCCCGAACGGGCCTGTGCTGAACCTGCGACTGTCGGTCGACTACCCTGCCATCGGCGCGATGCTGCCTCCGGCACCGACGTTCACGTACATCCCGCCGAAGCCGGGCGAGAAGCCCGCCGAGGCGAAGCCCGGCGAGACCAAGCCGGCCACGCCGTCGCAGGGCGCACCGTCGTCCGCGAAGCCGAGCACCCCGACGTCCACGAAGCCTGGGAGCTGA
- a CDS encoding ABC transporter permease — protein sequence MATVYRPRGTRWFFNLFGASGSAWSLFDTIGHVVSFIAEVIRTVPHAIKHYRSQIMYILTDITWGRGALVVGGGTAPVLAVLGITVGGIVAVQGFAILNMLGMGPLTAVVASFANTREFAPMLAGVGFAAQAGCRMTAEIGAMRINEEIDALESLGLRSVSFVVTTRVLAGLIAVVPVYLITLILSWLSCAWVVKSVYSMPSGTYDHYFSQFVSGSDIFFSVIKVAVFLTAVIIIHCYQGFFASGGPEGVGTASGRAIRASLVAVVVLNLVMTVALWGFTSPVYFKG from the coding sequence ATGGCAACCGTCTACCGCCCTCGGGGCACACGCTGGTTCTTCAACCTGTTCGGAGCCTCCGGATCGGCGTGGAGCCTCTTCGACACCATCGGCCACGTCGTCTCGTTCATCGCCGAGGTCATCCGCACCGTTCCGCACGCGATCAAGCACTACCGGTCGCAGATCATGTACATCCTCACCGACATCACGTGGGGCCGTGGCGCTCTCGTCGTCGGCGGCGGTACCGCACCGGTGCTCGCCGTGCTCGGCATCACGGTCGGCGGCATCGTCGCCGTGCAGGGCTTCGCGATCCTCAACATGCTCGGCATGGGTCCGCTCACCGCAGTGGTCGCCTCGTTCGCGAACACCCGTGAGTTCGCCCCGATGCTCGCGGGCGTCGGCTTCGCCGCCCAGGCCGGCTGCCGCATGACCGCCGAGATCGGCGCCATGCGCATCAACGAGGAGATCGACGCGCTCGAGTCCCTCGGCCTGCGGTCGGTGTCCTTCGTCGTGACGACCCGCGTGCTCGCGGGCCTGATCGCCGTGGTCCCCGTCTACCTGATCACGCTGATCCTGTCCTGGCTCTCCTGCGCCTGGGTGGTGAAATCGGTGTACTCGATGCCGTCCGGCACGTACGACCACTATTTCAGTCAGTTCGTCAGCGGGTCGGACATCTTCTTCTCAGTGATCAAGGTGGCGGTCTTCCTGACCGCGGTCATCATCATCCACTGCTACCAGGGCTTCTTCGCGTCCGGCGGCCCGGAGGGCGTGGGTACCGCCTCCGGCCGGGCCATCCGCGCCAGTCTCGTGGCCGTCGTCGTCCTCAACCTCGTCATGACCGTCGCGCTGTGGGGCTTCACCTCCCCGGTCTACTTCAAGGGGTAA